Genomic segment of Aureibacillus halotolerans:
CTTTTATACGCCCTGCATTCAGGAAACCTTGTGCCTCTCAGAGAAATCACCCGAGCACTAACTGCGTTAACGAAGCACACTTTGTTGAACTTGTTCGGAAATATTGTGATTTTCATTCCGTTTGGCGTTTTTCTCGGTACCTTGATGAAATCCAAGATCCTTCAATTCTTGAGAGTATTTATCCTATCTTTTGGGCTAAGCCTTAGTTTGGAAAGCGCACAGTTATTCTTTTCAATGGGAACGTTCGACGTTGATGATCTCATTCTGAACACCGTTGGAGGCTTGATTGGTTTCGTCTTTTATGTGCTTATCTCCCGACTGTTAAAGGATAGAAAAAAAGTCAGTTAATTCATCTTTAACGAACACCTCAGATACTAAATTCGTCGAAATGTTTATATTGGAATGTTCATTCCATAATGATATAATCTCATTAGGTGATCAAAAATGGCGCGTCCTAAACAATTTGACAGAGATCGAGCTCTTGCACAAGCGATGTATACCTTTTGGGAAAAAGGCTATGCTGCGACGAATGTTCCAGATTTATTGACAAGTATGGGCATCAGTCGTTCCAGTTTATATGAATCCTTTACAGATAAACAAACGTTATTCGCTGAAACCTTGAAGCATTATGAGCATTCCGGCAAACAACGCTACAACCTTTGGAAGCAGGCGCCTTCTGTAAAAGAAGGGTTGAGGCAGTTTTTTTCTTATCATATCGCTCAGGCACTGGATGATGAGACGCCTGGAGGTTGTTTTATGTCCAATACGATGGTGACCTTTGATCAAATGGATCTCACGATGCAGCAGTTGATTGAAGAAAGCTTTGAGTCCTTTGAACAGTCCTTACAACGTTTATTAGAACAAGGGCAACGGACTGGGGAAATTGCAGCAGACCGAGACATACATTCACTTGTCACTCTCTTCCATAGCCTCAATCATGGCATTAACGTAATGTCCAAAGTAAATAAGAATAAAAAAACTTACGAACAGATGGTCGAAGAAGCCTTAAAGCTGATTTGACCTTATTTTTCGCAAGTTTCGGAACGATCATTCCATTAAGAGACAATGTTGGGTCTAAAAAGGGTTCTCTTTTTTCCGGAACGTTCATTCCGGAAAAAGTCATTGAATCTACGCTGTTGATCACCTGAATTTTTCTACTAAGGAGAAGTGAGATGAAAAAAACACTCGTGATCGAAGCGCATCCCCATTTGCATGATGGGTCACGCGCTAATTTGTGCAGAGTCGAGGCATTACGTTCTCATTCGAACATCACCGTTCATTCCCTTTACGAAGTGTATCCGGATTGGACGATTGATACCAAGGACGAGCAGCAGTTGCTTCTTGACCATGACCGGATTGTTCTTCAATATCCTCTATATTGGTACAGTGTAACTCCGCTTTTAAAAAAATGGTTTGACGATGTATTGGAATATGGCTGGGCTTATGGGTCTAAAGGGGTGCAGCTACAAGGAAAGCAGTTTATCCTTGCGATCACAGCCGGTGGAACCCTCGAAGATTATCAAGCTGGTGGGTCTGATTGGTTTTCAATCAGTGAATACACGAAACCTTTGCAGGCAACGATCGTTAGGTGCAGAGGTACGTTCCTCCCATCATGGATCACTTACGATGCGGACCAATTGACTGAAAAACAGTTGCAAATTGAAGCAGCAGCCTATGTGAACTACATTCAAGACCAATCCTTGAAAGCTTACAAACTTTAAACGGCCTATTCATCTTAGCCCATGAGCCCGCCAGTTTGTTTATTGCCTAAGAACCTGAGATGAAGTTGCCTTATAGTACAAACAAAGAGACGCCTACATTCGGGCGTCCCTTAGTGATTTCCTCTAACTTTATAAAGCTATCGTTAAAATTTTTTTAAAAGAAAGCCTTCTAGCTTCTTTCCCCCGTACCATCCACATAAGGAGTCCCGTCACGCCAGCCAATGGAAACGCGTGAGATATACCAGGTTCTCCCCATGTCGTTATTGCCTTGAAAAAACAGATGCGTTTGCGAATTCTCATCTGTAAAAACGAACGGATGGCCTGATTCAGACTCGTTCCAGCTTCCTGGTTTTCCGTTTGACAAGAACGGCTCTTGGAACAAGCGGGTCCACTGAACGGCATCCACACTTACTGCACAGCCAATTTGCTGTGGTTTGTTGTTGTATGCACCGGCGTAAAACATATACAGTTTCCCTTCCCGTTCACATACTGCTGCAGCTTCAATGCATTCTTGC
This window contains:
- a CDS encoding VanZ family protein, which produces MKNTVVYLLLLFYIYCLFKIVVLKFGPFHIETLLDNLQRNTANPDYLLYALHSGNLVPLREITRALTALTKHTLLNLFGNIVIFIPFGVFLGTLMKSKILQFLRVFILSFGLSLSLESAQLFFSMGTFDVDDLILNTVGGLIGFVFYVLISRLLKDRKKVS
- a CDS encoding NAD(P)H-dependent oxidoreductase gives rise to the protein MKKTLVIEAHPHLHDGSRANLCRVEALRSHSNITVHSLYEVYPDWTIDTKDEQQLLLDHDRIVLQYPLYWYSVTPLLKKWFDDVLEYGWAYGSKGVQLQGKQFILAITAGGTLEDYQAGGSDWFSISEYTKPLQATIVRCRGTFLPSWITYDADQLTEKQLQIEAAAYVNYIQDQSLKAYKL
- a CDS encoding TetR/AcrR family transcriptional regulator; amino-acid sequence: MARPKQFDRDRALAQAMYTFWEKGYAATNVPDLLTSMGISRSSLYESFTDKQTLFAETLKHYEHSGKQRYNLWKQAPSVKEGLRQFFSYHIAQALDDETPGGCFMSNTMVTFDQMDLTMQQLIEESFESFEQSLQRLLEQGQRTGEIAADRDIHSLVTLFHSLNHGINVMSKVNKNKKTYEQMVEEALKLI